Proteins encoded in a region of the Anopheles aquasalis chromosome 2, idAnoAquaMG_Q_19, whole genome shotgun sequence genome:
- the LOC126581561 gene encoding leucine-rich repeat-containing protein 57: MGNKQVKQHFETAKKTGVLKISLLRLDEFPSALKTFPNVLKTLDISENRFTVLPEDVARFTILKHLNASGNKIAVMPECIGVLVKLETLNMMNNLLTTVPRSLASCVNLKQVILSNNQISSFPIMLCEMKHLDLLDLSRNKITEVPPEVRSLQVTELNLNQNQITVLAEEIADCVKLRTLRLEENCLQISAIHPRILIESKVCNLCVEGNLFNSKQFNELQGYDAYMERYTAVRKKIS; encoded by the coding sequence ATGGGAAACAAACAGGTGAAACAGCATTTCGAGACGGCAAAGAAAACGGGCGTGCTCAAGATTTCGCTCCTGCGACTGGACGAGTTTCCCTCCGCGCTGAAAACGTTCCCGAACGTGCTGAAAACGCTGGACATCTCGGAAAACCGCTTCACCGTCCTGCCGGAAGATGTGGCGCGATTTACGATCCTCAAGCACCTCAACGCCAGCGGCAACAAAATTGCCGTAATGCCCGAGTGCATCGGGGTGCTGGTCAAACTCGAGACACTCAACATGATGAACAACCTGCTGACGACCGTTCCGAGGAGCTTGGCGAGCTGCGTAAACCTGAAGCAGGTGATCCTGAGCAACAACCAGATCAGCAGCTTCCCCATCATGCTCTGCGAAATGAAGCACCTGGATCTGCTGGACCTGTCGAGGAACAAAATCACCGAGGTTCCGCCGGAAGTGCGGTCACTTCAGGTGACGGAGCTGAACctcaaccaaaaccaaatcacGGTGCTAGCGGAGGAGATCGCCGACTGCGTAAAACTACGGACGTTGCGACTCGAGGAGAACTGTCTGCAAATTTCGGCAATCCATCCACGGATCCTCATTGAATCGAAGGTGTGCAATCTGTGCGTGGAAGGCAATCTGTTCAACTCGAAGCAGTTCAACGAGCTGCAAGGATACGACGCTTACATGGAGCGCTACACGGCGGTTCGCAAAAAGATTTCATAA
- the LOC126573531 gene encoding innexin inx2, with product MFDVFGSVKGLLKLDQVCIDNNIFRLHYKATVVVLIAFSLLVTSRQYIGDPIDCIVDEIPLNVMDTYCWIYSTFTIPNRLTGIAGKDIVQPGVASHVDGHDEVKYHKYYQWVCFVLFFQAMLFYVPRYLWKTWEGGRIKMLVLDLNMPIMNDDAKERKKILVEYFAENFKGHNFYAFRFFFCEVLNFVNVLGQIYFMDFFLDGEFSTYGSDVVRFTEMEPEERGDPMARVFPKVTKCTFHKYGPSGSVQKFDGLCVLPLNIVNEKIYVFLWFWFILLTILTGISLIYRFAVIMMPRLRLLMLRARSRLSNHDDVELIASRCQLGDWFILYQLGKNIDPLIYKEIIFDLAQKVEGKELV from the coding sequence ATGTTTGATGTATTCGGATCCGTGAAGGGTCTGCTGAAGCTAGACCAGGTCTGCATCGATAACAACATCTTCCGGCTGCACTACaaggccacggtggtggtgctgatcgCCTTCTCGCTGCTGGTCACCTCACGCCAGTACATCGGCGATCCGATCGACTGCATCGTGGACGAGATCCCGCTCAACGTGATGGACACCTACTGCTGGATCTACTCGACGTTCACCATCCCCAACCGGCTGACCGGGATCGCGGGCAAGGACATCGTGCAACCGGGAGTGGCCAGCCACGTCGACGGGCACGACGAAGTCAAGTACCACAAGTACTACCAGTGGGTCTGCTTCGTCCTGTTCTTCCAAGCCATGCTCTTCTACGTGCCACGCTACCTGTGGAAGACGTGGGAAGGTGGCCGCATCAAGATGCTGGTGCTCGACCTCAACATGCCCATCATGAACGACGACGCCAAGGAGCGCAAGAAGATCCTGGTCGAGTACTTTGCCGAGAACTTCAAGGGACACAATTTCTACGCTTTccggttcttcttctgcgagGTGCTCAACTTTGTGAACGTGCTCGGTCAGATCTACTTCATGGATTTCTTCCTGGACGGCGAATTCTCCACCTACGGCAGCGACGTGGTGCGTTTCACCGAGATGGAACCGGAGGAACGCGGTGATCCGATGGCGCGCGTGTTTCCGAAAGTAACCAAGTGTACTTTCCACAAATACGGTCCTTCAGGAAGCGTGCAGAAGTTCGATGGCCTCTGCGTTTTGCCGCTCAACATTGTCAATGAGAAGATCTACGTGTTCCTGTGGTTCTGGTTCATCCTTTTGACGATCCTTACCGGCATTTCGCTGATCTACCGCTTTGCCGTGATCATGATGCCGCGTCTGCGACTGCTTATGctgcgcgctcgctcgcgcctcTCGAACCATGACGATGTCGAGCTGATAGCGTCGCGGTGCCAGCTGGGCGATTGGTTTATCTTGTACCAGCTGGGCAAGAATATCGATCCGCTCATCTACAAGGAGATTATCTTCGATCTGGCACAGAAGGTGGAGGGGAAGGAATTAGTATAA